The Halorubrum salinarum genome segment GGTGGACATCCGGTTCTGGGCGGCCCCCCTCCGCGATCGACACGACGACTTCGCCGGCGCCACGTACGTCGCGACCGACGTCGGAGAGCGGAAGCGCCGCGAACAGCGACTGACCGTGCTCAACCGTGTGTTGCGGCACAACATTCGCAACGACGTGAACGTCGTGTTGGGTCACCTCGAAGCGCTCGCGGCCGAGCGACCCGACGACGACCCGCACGTGGCGGCGATGGAGCGGCGGCTCGCAGAGATCGTCGACCTGAGCGACGCGGCCAGACGCGCCGAGCGGCTTCAGGAGTCCGACGGCGAAGCGAGCCGGACGACATTCGACCTGTCGGCGCTCGCCCGCGATCGAGTCCGCGAATTCGATACCGCCGTCGGCGACGCCGCGTTCAGCGTCGGGGGACCGGACGTCGTCGAGGCCGTCGCCCACGAGCTGCTCCCGTACGCGCTCGACAACCTGCTGGAGAACGCGGTCGAGCACTGCGGACCGTCCCCCCAGGTACGCGTGGCGGTCCGGGAGGAAGGGGACAGAGCGCTCCTCACGGTGGCGGACGACGGCCCGGGGCTCCCGGCGCACGAGCGGGAGGTGTTGACCCGCTCGGACGAGACGCAGCTCACACACAGCACCGGTATGGGGATCTGGTTGGTCCGTTGGATCGTCCGCAGCTCCGGCGGCGAGTTGCGCGTCGAGGAGAGCGAGGCCGGCGGGACCGCGATCACCGTCGTCCTCCGTCGGTGATTGCGCCGCCCGGACGTTCCCACCTCGTGGGATCCGGTCTCACGATATAACTTACCAGACGATCGATACCCGCGTATGAACGACGACGCCACCGCGGCCTGCGACGGCTGGGACGGCAGCGAGTGCGAGGGGACGCCCCACTGCCCCCCGCGCTGTCCGCGGTTCGTCGACAAGGAGGGCACGCGCTGGACGATCCGCCCGGCGAGAGACGCAGACGAGCCGTTCCTCGCCGAGATGTACGACGCGTTCGACCGCGCCCACCGCGCGCAGGGCCTCCCGCCGGTGAGCCGGCGGCGCTGCGCCGACTGGGTCGAGACGATGCTCGGCGAGGCGAACAACGTCGTCGCAGAGCGGGACGGCGAGCTGCTCGGCCACGCGATGTACACGCCGACCGACGCCGCGGTCCCTGAGCTCGCGGTCTTCGTCCACCCCGCCGCGCAGGACCGCGGCGTCGGGACGGAGCTGTGTCGGCACGTGATCGCCAACGCCGCCGCAGCCGGCCGCGAGGGGCTCGAACTCCACGTCGAGACCGGCAACCGCGTCGCGCGGAGCGTCTACCGGACGGTCGGCTTCGAGGTCGCCGAGCGGCGCGGCGACCTCCGGATGGAGCTCGACCTCGACGAGCCGATCGCGACCGAGGTCCGCTGGCCGCCGCTCGCCCGCCAGGGGCCCGCGGAGCCGGCGGTCGACCTCTCGCCCCGTGACGGCGGCCCCGGACGATCTCCGGCTGACGACTGAGGCGAGGCGGCCGCCCGGCCCGCTCTCCGGACCGCCGTCACCGCAACCGTTAGGCCCCGCCGACCCCAGGGTACCGTAACCGTGGACGACGCCATCGAGTGGCTGCGGGACCGCCCCTTCTACGAGGGACAGATCGCCGACCACCGGCGGCTCCCGGCGCGCGAGCCCGAGTTCGGCGACGTGGACCTCGAACCCCGGCTCGCCGACGCGCTCGCCGACCGCGGGATCGACCGGCTCTACCGCCACCAGGCCGACGCGATCGGGGCCGTCCGCGACGGCGACGACGTCGTCCTCGCGACCGAGACGGCCAGCGGCAAGTCGCTCGCGTACACCGTGCCCGCGTTCGAGGCGGCGACGGACCACGGCGGGCGGACGCTCTACCTCGGGCCGCAGAACGCGCTGATCGCCGACCAGGAGGAGTCGCTGTCGGACCTCGCGGCCGACCTCGGCTTCGGCAGCCGCGTCTCGGTCGACTCCTACACCGGGCGGCTCTCGCGGTCGGAGAAGCGCGACGTGCGCGACCGCCGCCCGACCGTCCTCCTCTCGAACCCGGACATGCTCCACTACGCGCTGCTGCCGTACGCCGGGCGCCTCTGGGACTGGTTCTTCTCGTCGCTGGAGTACGTCGTGATCGACGAGGTCCACAGCTACCGCGGCGTGTTCGGGTCGCAGGTCGCGCTGACCCTCCGCCGGCTCGCGCGGACCTGCGAGCGGTTCGGCTCGTCGCCGCAGTTCGTCTGCTGCTCGGCGACGATCAACAACCCAGTCGACCACGTCGCGACGGTCACCGGCCGCGACCCCGAGGGGATCGCCCTCGTCGACGAGGACACCTCCGGGCGCGGGCCGCGCGACTGGGTGCTGTGGAACCCGCCGGAGTACGACGACGACTGCCAGGAACGCGGGAGCGGCCGGCGGAAGTCGAGCCACACCGAGTCGAAGCGGCTGTTCGTCGACCTCGTGACGGCGGGCGCGCAGACCCTGGCGTTCACGCGGGCGCGACAGACCGCCGAGCAGTACGCGACCGACAGCGCGAGCGACCTCCGGGAGCGGGGCGAGCGCGACCTCGCCGGGAGGGTCGGCGCGTACCAGGCGGCGCTCACTGACGACCGGCGCCGGGAGATAGAGGCCGACCTCCACGCCGGCGACCTCCGCGGCGTCTGGTCGACGAGCGCCCTCGAACTCGGCGTCGACGTGGGCGGGCTCGACGCGGTCGTCCTCGACGGCTACCCCGGCACGCGGATGTCGGCCCACCAGCGCGCGGGCCGGGCCGGTCGCGGCGACGACCCCGCCCTCGTGGTGATGGTCGGCGGCGAGGACCAGCTCGACCAGTACCTGATGCGGAACCCGAGCGACTTCTTCGACGCGCCGCCCGAGGACGCGATCTGCGACCCGGAGAACGGCCAGCTCATGCCCGGCCACGTCGCCTGCGCGGCCGACGAGAACTGGCTCTCGCCCGGAGACGAGTGGTTCTTCGGCGACTCGTTCCCGGGCGTGGTGGCCGACCTCACCGACGAGGGCGTCCTGAACCGGCGCGAGGCCGCGAAGGGGACGCGCTGGGTCCACGCCGGGGGGTCGAGCCCGCAACAGTCCGTGAACCTCCGCACCGCCGAGGAGCGCGAGATATCGCTGATCGAGCGGTCGAGCGGCGAGACGGTCGCCACGCTCGGGTTCGCCGACGCGCTCCGCGACGCCCACCCCGGCGCCATCTACCACCAGCAGGGCCGCACCTACGAGGTGGTCGACCTCGACCTCGACCGCGACGTGGCGGAGCTCCAGCAGTCGTGGGCGGACTACTACACGCAGGTGCGGTCGGACAAGGACATCGTCGTGAACGAGGACCTCGACGAGCGCGCGCTCTCGGCGCGCGAGGACGTGCCGGTCCGCTTCGCCGACGTGACGGTGACCGAGCAGATTACGGGCTTCGTCCGGAAGGACGCCGCCACGGGCGAGTCCCTCGGCGAGTCGACGCTCGACCTCCCGGAGACGACGCTGCGGACGAAGGCGCTGTACTTCCCGGTGCCCCGGGACGTCGAGCGCGAGATGCGCCGGCTCGGCGACGCGCTCGACGGCGAGGACGCGGGCGACCCCGAGGTCAGCGCCGACGGCGGCGAGCCCTCCGACGGCGCACGCGACGACGCCGACGGCGAACCGATCCCGGGCGGCGAGTACGCGTTCAACGGCGGGATCCACGCGGCCGAACACGGGATCATCTCGCTGTTCCCGTTCCACCTGCTCTGCGACCGCGCCGACGTCGGCGGCATCTCGACGCCGCACCACCCCCACACCGAGGGGCCGGCCGTGTTCGTCTACGACGGGTACCCGGGCGGCGTCGGGCTCACTCGCCGCGGGCACCGCCGGATCGAGGAGCTGATGACCCGGACGGCGCGGCTCATCGACACCTGCGACTGCGAGGGCGGCTGCCCGGCCTGCGTCCAGTCGCCCCACTGCGGCAACGGGAACGACCCGCTGGCGAAGGCGCCCGCCGTCCGCCTGCTCGAATCGCTGACTGGCGAGGCGGACTGACGGGGCGGGCGGGCCGCCCGGACTTCTCCCGTCCACCTCACAGCGCACCCAAAGTGACTTGCCCGCGGGCGTCGAGCGTTCCGTCGATGGCGCTCGACCTCGACGACGCCGCGGACCCCGCGGCCCGGGCGATGGAGTGGCTCGTCCTCGGCGCGGCGTACTTCCTCCTGCTGTTGTTCCTCATCGGCGTGTTCGACCTGTTCGTCTCGCTGTACCGGCTCCTCGTCGCGGGGAACTTCACCGACCCGGCCGAGGTGGTCGCGCTCCTCGACAGCGTCCTCCTCCTCCTGATCATCGTCGAGGTCCACCGGACGCTCGTGGCCTACGCGCGCGGCCAGCCGGTCCTCCGCATCGTCGTGAGCGCGGCGATCATCGCCGTCTCCCGGCGCGTGATCAGCTTCCGGCTCGAGGACTACGGCGGGGGCGACGAGGCGCTGCTCGCGGCCGCGGCGCTCGGCGTCCTCGTTCTGTCGCTCACGGTCGGCTACTTCCTTCTCGACCGGGTGAGCGTCCCCGGCCGCCTCGAACTCTGATCGCGGCGCGACCGGAGCGCCGCCCGCTGCCGGCCGAGACCCCCGCGCCGCTCCCGGTGGTTTCACGGTGGACGCGCCCGTGTCGATCCCATGGAGCTGTTCTGGTACCGACGGGACCTCAGAGCCGCCGACAACGTCGGGCTGGCGGCCGCGAGCGGGGCGGGCGACGACCCCGACCGCGGCCCCGCAGCGCCCGTGTTCGTCTTCGATCCGAACGTGCTCGACCACGCGAGCGACGTGCGCGTGCGGCGCCTGCTCGACGGACTGGCCGCGCTGCGCGACGACTACCGCGAGCGCGGGAGCGACCTGCTCGTCGCGCGCGGCGACCCGGAGACCGTCCTCCCGCGGCTCGCGGCGGCGCTCGACGCCGACCGCGTCGTCTGGAACCGCGACTACTCCGGGCTCGCCAGGGAGCGCGACGCCGGCGTGCGACGCGCGCTCGACGCGGTCGACGTGGCGCGCGAGGCCCACCACGACGCGGTCCTCCACGACCCCGACGCGATCCGGACGAACGCCGGCGATCCCTACTCCGTGTACAGCTACTACTGGAAGAAGTGGACCGACCGCGAGAAAGCGGACCCGGCGCCGGTGCCGACCGAGGCGGGCCTGGCTGACACCGATCGGCTCGCGGACGCGGCCGACGCCGTCGACGGGGCGGACGCGTCGGGCGCGGTCGCCGACGGCGGCGAGGCGGCGACGCTCGGCGCGGCGGTCGGCGACCTCCCGACGCCCGCGGACCTCGGTTTCGCGGAACCGGACGCGGCGGTCGGCCCCGCGGGGACGGAAGCGGCCCGGGAGCGCCTCGACGACTTCCTCGACGAGGCCGTGTTCGCCTACGAGGCCGAGCGCGACTACCCGGCCCGGGAGGCGACATCGCGGCTCTCCGCGTTCTTCAAGTACGGCGAGATCGGCGTCCGCGAGGCGTACGCGGCCACCGAGGAAGCGATGGCCGAGGCGGAGTCCGACTCGCGGCCCGAGGACGCCCCGGAGCAGGTCGAGGAGTTCCAACAGCAGTTGGCCTGGCGGGAGTTCTACACGCAGGTCCTCTTCCACAACCCGGAGGTGGTCTCCGAGAACTACAAGGAGTACGAGGAGGGGATCGAGTGGCGCGACGACCCCGAGGAGATCGCCGCGTGGAAGCGCGGCGAGACGGGGTACCCCATCGTCGACGCCGGGATGCGCCAGCTCCGCGAGGAGGCGTTCATGCACAACCGGGTGCGGATGATCGTCGCCTCCTTCCTCACGAAGGACCTCCTCGCGGACTGGCGGCACGGCTACGACCACTTCCGCGAGCACCTCGCCGACCACGACACCGCCAACGACAACGGCGGCTGGCAGTGGGCGGCCTCGACGGGGACCGACGCGCAGCCGTACTTCCGCATCTTCAACCCGATGACGCAGGGGGAGCGCTACGACCCGGACGCGGAGTACATCACCGAGTACGTCCCGGAGCTCCGCGGGCTCGACGCCGACCTGATCCACGAGTGGCACGAGCTGTCGCCCACCCAGCGCGCGAACGCCGCGCCGGAGTACCCGTCGCCGATCGTGGACCACTCGGAGCGGCGCGAGGCGGCCCTCGCGATGTACAAGCGAGCGCGCGGCGAGGACCCGGACGACTGAGACCGCGGCGCAGAGAGCGCGTTCGTCCCGCGACCGAACGTGGGGCGCCGACGCCGGCTCAGTCGGCGACCGCGGCCACCATCCCCTGCTTGTAGTACCGCTGGAGCGTGACGAACAGGACGATGGGGACGATCATCGTCAGCACCGAGCCGGCGGCGACGAGCCCCCAGTCGATCTGGAGGCGCCCCTTCATCAGCGGCAGCACCTGCGGTGCGAGCTGGTTCTCGCGGGACCGCATGAACACGAGGGGGAAGAAGAAGGAGTTCCACACCCACGTGAACTGGATCACCGCCACCGAGACGAGCGCCGGGGCGGAGTACGGCAACACGATCGACTTGAATATCTGGTACCGCGACGCGCCGTCGATCCGGGCGGCCTCCTCCAGCTCCTCGGGGAGCCCCAGCAGGAAGTTCCGGAGGAACATGACGACCCATCCCATCCCCCAGCCGATGTGGACCAGGATGAGCCCCATGTACGTGTCGAACAGGCCGGTCGTCCGCAGCGTGTTGTAGTTGCCCATCGCCACTAACTCCGGCGGCGCCGCCATGACCACGATGAGCAGGAAGAACAGCGCGGTCTTCAGCGGGAAGTCGAAGCGGGCGAACGGGTACGCCACCATCGTCCCGAGCAGCGTCACGGCGAGGACGGACGGCACCGTGACGATCGCGGTGTTCAGCATCGCCTGCCGCATCGGCCCGGACTGGAACGTCCACGCGCGGGCGTAGTTCTCGAAGGTGACGGTGAACGTCTCGAAGTTCCACCAGCCCTGGATGATCTGGTCGAGCGGGCGGACGGAGGCCATGAACAGCCCGACGAGC includes the following:
- a CDS encoding PAS domain-containing sensor histidine kinase, with product MRRQEEQLVGALFDVLVTQGHDEARKRLLRAYESSASEGRDELIERLITELVAVLNEQLGRREGAVVLTDAIEFLFDRLVSVVEVAPVAIVVVDAEGAVQLWNDGAERLFGWTESDALGGRLVSKEADAGGPFGDSLSRLERGERLTGVETRHPHRDGSLVDIRFWAAPLRDRHDDFAGATYVATDVGERKRREQRLTVLNRVLRHNIRNDVNVVLGHLEALAAERPDDDPHVAAMERRLAEIVDLSDAARRAERLQESDGEASRTTFDLSALARDRVREFDTAVGDAAFSVGGPDVVEAVAHELLPYALDNLLENAVEHCGPSPQVRVAVREEGDRALLTVADDGPGLPAHEREVLTRSDETQLTHSTGMGIWLVRWIVRSSGGELRVEESEAGGTAITVVLRR
- a CDS encoding carbohydrate ABC transporter permease, which encodes MTDTHNSADPTDAGDEPESAADSDPKTDGGRVYHEPPETAPIADRPLPERVRAAVPSGPRALRYVVAIGVALLWLVPLVGLFMASVRPLDQIIQGWWNFETFTVTFENYARAWTFQSGPMRQAMLNTAIVTVPSVLAVTLLGTMVAYPFARFDFPLKTALFFLLIVVMAAPPELVAMGNYNTLRTTGLFDTYMGLILVHIGWGMGWVVMFLRNFLLGLPEELEEAARIDGASRYQIFKSIVLPYSAPALVSVAVIQFTWVWNSFFFPLVFMRSRENQLAPQVLPLMKGRLQIDWGLVAAGSVLTMIVPIVLFVTLQRYYKQGMVAAVAD
- a CDS encoding phosphate-starvation-inducible PsiE family protein; its protein translation is MALDLDDAADPAARAMEWLVLGAAYFLLLLFLIGVFDLFVSLYRLLVAGNFTDPAEVVALLDSVLLLLIIVEVHRTLVAYARGQPVLRIVVSAAIIAVSRRVISFRLEDYGGGDEALLAAAALGVLVLSLTVGYFLLDRVSVPGRLEL
- a CDS encoding DEAD/DEAH box helicase — encoded protein: MDDAIEWLRDRPFYEGQIADHRRLPAREPEFGDVDLEPRLADALADRGIDRLYRHQADAIGAVRDGDDVVLATETASGKSLAYTVPAFEAATDHGGRTLYLGPQNALIADQEESLSDLAADLGFGSRVSVDSYTGRLSRSEKRDVRDRRPTVLLSNPDMLHYALLPYAGRLWDWFFSSLEYVVIDEVHSYRGVFGSQVALTLRRLARTCERFGSSPQFVCCSATINNPVDHVATVTGRDPEGIALVDEDTSGRGPRDWVLWNPPEYDDDCQERGSGRRKSSHTESKRLFVDLVTAGAQTLAFTRARQTAEQYATDSASDLRERGERDLAGRVGAYQAALTDDRRREIEADLHAGDLRGVWSTSALELGVDVGGLDAVVLDGYPGTRMSAHQRAGRAGRGDDPALVVMVGGEDQLDQYLMRNPSDFFDAPPEDAICDPENGQLMPGHVACAADENWLSPGDEWFFGDSFPGVVADLTDEGVLNRREAAKGTRWVHAGGSSPQQSVNLRTAEEREISLIERSSGETVATLGFADALRDAHPGAIYHQQGRTYEVVDLDLDRDVAELQQSWADYYTQVRSDKDIVVNEDLDERALSAREDVPVRFADVTVTEQITGFVRKDAATGESLGESTLDLPETTLRTKALYFPVPRDVEREMRRLGDALDGEDAGDPEVSADGGEPSDGARDDADGEPIPGGEYAFNGGIHAAEHGIISLFPFHLLCDRADVGGISTPHHPHTEGPAVFVYDGYPGGVGLTRRGHRRIEELMTRTARLIDTCDCEGGCPACVQSPHCGNGNDPLAKAPAVRLLESLTGEAD
- a CDS encoding cryptochrome/photolyase family protein, which produces MELFWYRRDLRAADNVGLAAASGAGDDPDRGPAAPVFVFDPNVLDHASDVRVRRLLDGLAALRDDYRERGSDLLVARGDPETVLPRLAAALDADRVVWNRDYSGLARERDAGVRRALDAVDVAREAHHDAVLHDPDAIRTNAGDPYSVYSYYWKKWTDREKADPAPVPTEAGLADTDRLADAADAVDGADASGAVADGGEAATLGAAVGDLPTPADLGFAEPDAAVGPAGTEAARERLDDFLDEAVFAYEAERDYPAREATSRLSAFFKYGEIGVREAYAATEEAMAEAESDSRPEDAPEQVEEFQQQLAWREFYTQVLFHNPEVVSENYKEYEEGIEWRDDPEEIAAWKRGETGYPIVDAGMRQLREEAFMHNRVRMIVASFLTKDLLADWRHGYDHFREHLADHDTANDNGGWQWAASTGTDAQPYFRIFNPMTQGERYDPDAEYITEYVPELRGLDADLIHEWHELSPTQRANAAPEYPSPIVDHSERREAALAMYKRARGEDPDD
- a CDS encoding GNAT family N-acetyltransferase yields the protein MNDDATAACDGWDGSECEGTPHCPPRCPRFVDKEGTRWTIRPARDADEPFLAEMYDAFDRAHRAQGLPPVSRRRCADWVETMLGEANNVVAERDGELLGHAMYTPTDAAVPELAVFVHPAAQDRGVGTELCRHVIANAAAAGREGLELHVETGNRVARSVYRTVGFEVAERRGDLRMELDLDEPIATEVRWPPLARQGPAEPAVDLSPRDGGPGRSPADD